The Desmodus rotundus isolate HL8 chromosome 3, HLdesRot8A.1, whole genome shotgun sequence genome includes a region encoding these proteins:
- the PDIK1L gene encoding serine/threonine-protein kinase PDIK1L, protein MVSSQPKYDLIREVGRGSYGVVYEAVIRKTSARVAVKKIRCHAPENVELALREFWALSSIKSQHPNVIHLEECILQKDGMVQKMSHGSNSSLYLQLVETSLKGEIAFDPRSAYYLWFVMDFCDGGDMNEYLLSRKPNRKTNTSFMLQLSSALAFLHKNQIIHRDLKPDNILISQSRLDTNDLEPTLKVADFGLSKVCSASGQNPEEPVSVNKCFLSTACGTDFYMAPEVWEGHYTAKADIFALGIIIWAMLERITFIDTETKKELLGSYVKQGTEIVPVGEALLENPKMELLIPVKKKSMNGRMKQLIKEMLAANPQDRPDAFELELRLVQIAFKDSSWET, encoded by the exons ATGGTGAGTAGCCAGCCAAAGTACGATCTAATACGGGAGGTAGGCCGAGGTAGTTACGGTGTTGTGTATGAAGCAGTCATCAGAAAGACCTCTGCACGGGTGGCAGTGAAGAAAATTCGATGCCATGCTCCTGAGAATGTTGAACTAGCCCTGCGTGAGTTCTGGGCACTAAGCAGTATCAAGAGCCAACATCCAAATGTGATTCACTTGGAGGAATGCATCCTGCAAAAAGATGGAATGGTGCAAAAGATGTCCCATGGCTCTAATTCTTCCCTTTATTTACAG CTTGTAGAGACTTCATTAAAAGGAGAAATTGCCTTTGATCCCAGAAGCGCCTATTACTTGTGGTTTGTGATGGATTTTTGTGACGGAGGAGATATGAATGAGTATCTGTTGTCCAGGAAACCCAATCGCAAAACTAACACCAGCTTCATGCTTCAGCTGAGCAGTGCCCTGGCTTTCTTGCATAAAAACCAGATCATCCACCGAGATCTTAAACCTGACAACATCTTGATTTCTCAAAGCAGGTTGGATACCAATGACTTGGAACCCACACTGAAAGTGGCTGATTTTGGTCTAAGTAAAGTGTGTTCAGCCTCAGGACAGAACCCAGAAGAACCTGTCAGTGTAAACAAGTGTTTTCTTTCCACAGCCTGTGGAACAGATTTCTACATGGCTCCTGAAGTGTGGGAGGGACATTACACAGCAAAAGCTGACATCTTTGCTCTGGGGATTATCATCTGGGCAATGCTGGAAAGGATCACATTTATagacacagagacaaagaaggaactCTTGGGGAGTTATGTAAAACAAGGAACTGAGATTGTGCCTGTTGGGGAGGCACTTCTGGAAAATCCCAAAATGGAACTTCTCATTCCTGTGAAGAAAAAGTCTATGAATGGGCGAATGAAACAACTGATTAAGGAAATGCTGGCTGCAAATCCTCAGGATCGTCCAGATGCTTTTGAACTAGAACTCAGATTAGTACAAATTGCATTTAAAGATAGCAGCTGGGAAACGTGA